From Anopheles arabiensis isolate DONGOLA chromosome 3, AaraD3, whole genome shotgun sequence, a single genomic window includes:
- the LOC120904303 gene encoding oxidative stress-induced growth inhibitor 2-like, with the protein MTSSLQNCQKRAENDNLATGFAWTCCLPKTLARLHGSPDSSATGKVNVQLLCPPRRNLSLKRQVSKEVETRALISRVAQYYASYVAEMGLERYFMNETIVTTVVPLDGKCETVLPERFRNGRWIVAGFNRMTNKRFAIVCQNLVLANGASDLANRLGVKGEGLEMPWVKYELPHLERALEQYDEPGRSQLKPVLIVGAGLSAADAVTICRSSGIPVVHVYRNRTAGLDKMLPGNVYPEYHEVHKMMKDANRKHDLYTPLPEHTLVDLAGAGRVTVQHLKTGERRVLDVSYCAILIGSRPDLRFIATLTKPAAGGDGNACPDSETEDDFGRPPVQPLTMWTFTEQLLTSCLGRKLYWLKHMCAKCKHINLTDKPRHQHHKQLQQQQQHYNAPALSAGGGHCQHQLGASNLSAASGLGLGEDPTKPIDCKNNPIEVDKYTNAVLRTAHPGLYAMGPLVGDNFVRFIPGGALCITAALHKHTEND; encoded by the exons ATGACAAGTTCACTacaaaactgtcaaaagcgagcTGAAAATGACAACCTAGCAACGGGCTTTGCATGGACCTGTTGTCTTCCTAAGACCTTGGCCAGGCTGCACGGTTCGCCGGACAGCTCAGCAACCGGCAAGGTGAATGTCCAGCTGCTTTGCCCCCCGCGCCGCAACCTTTCGCTCAAGCGGCAGGTGTCCAAGGAGGTGGAAACGCGCGCACTGATTTCGCGCGTCGCCCAGTACTACGCGAGCTACGTCGCGGAGATGGGGCTGGAGCGGTACTTCATGAACGAAACGATCGTGACGACGGTGGTGCCGCTGGATGGGAAGTGCGAGACGGTGCTGCCGGAGCGTTTCCGCAACGGCCGGTGGATCGTAGCGGG ATTCAACCGAATGACGAACAAACGGTTCGCGATCGTGTGCCAAAACCTCGTCCTGGCAAACGGTGCCTCCGATCTGGCGAACCGGCTCGGCGTGAAGGGCGAGGGGCTGGAGATGCCGTGGGTGAAGTACGAGCTGCCCCATCTCGAGCGGGCGCTGGAGCAGTACGACGAGCCGGGCCGCTCCCAGCTCAAGCCGGTGCTGATCGTGGGGGCGGGGCTGAGTGCGGCCGACGCCGTCACGATCTGCCGCTCGTCCGGCATCCCGGTGGTGCACGTGTACCGCAACCGGACGGCCGGGCTGGACAAGATGCTGCCGGGCAACGTGTACCCGGAGTACCACGAGGTGCACAAGATGATGAAGGACGCGAACCGCAAGCACGACCTGTACACCCCGCTGCCCGAGCACACGCTAGTGGATCTGGCGGGGGCCGGCCGCGTCACCGTCCAGCACCTGAAGACGGGCGAGCGGCGCGTGCTGGACGTGTCGTACTGTGCGATACTGATCGGGTCCCGGCCCGACCTTCGCTTCATCGCCACGCTGACGAAGCCGGCAGCGGGCGGGGACGGCAACGCCTGCCCCGACTCGGAAACGGAGGACGACTTCGGGCGGCCCCCGGTCCAGCCCCTCACGATGTGGACGTTTACCGAGCAGCTGCTGACCTCCTGCCTCGGCCGGAAGCTGTACTGGCTGAAGCACATGTGTGCCAAATGCAAACACATCAACCTCACCGATAAACCGCGCCACCAACATcacaagcagctgcagcagcagcagcagcactacaaCGCACCGGCGCTCAGTGCGGGCGGCGGTCACTGCCAGCATCAGCTAGGGGCGTCCAATCTAAGCGCCGCCTCGGGGCTGGGCCTCGGCGAAGATCCGACCAAACCGATCGACTGCAAAAACAATCCAATCGAGGTGGATAAGTACACGAACGCGGTACTGCGCACGGCCCATCCCGGCCTGTACGCGATGGGACCGCTGGTGGGCGACAACTTTGTGCGCTTCATACCCGGCGGTGCGCTCTGCATTACCGCCGCCCTGCACAAGCACACGGAAAACGATTGA